One stretch of Schlesneria sp. DSM 10557 DNA includes these proteins:
- a CDS encoding TIGR00730 family Rossman fold protein, whose translation MSSDSTSPIGPDPVAPLVNESYEADARATLVAEIKETADKLNRDQASRGDLKILSRALKELRYAFKVFTPYRNVRKVTVFGSARTPPSHPDFQDALEFGKQMADLGWMVVTGAGGGIMEGAHIGAGTAMSMGVNIMLPFEQEANPVINKDSKLVTFRYFFTRKLMFVKEVHAVVLFPGGFGTMDELFEVLTLVQTGKRDMMPIICVEHPGGTYWSNWLEFVRTELLDRQLISPRDLSLVKLTDDVNVAVQEVANFYRNYDSMRYIRDVLVLRVRKPVTDDLLTRLNDEFSDIVFGGKIERTDTHSFEMEDTDTRDLPRIALRFNRRDSARLREMIDVINQEP comes from the coding sequence ATGAGTTCTGATTCTACATCGCCAATCGGGCCGGATCCGGTTGCGCCCCTTGTCAACGAGAGTTACGAAGCCGACGCTCGAGCGACATTGGTCGCAGAGATTAAAGAGACGGCCGACAAGTTAAATCGCGATCAGGCGTCACGCGGTGACCTGAAGATTCTCAGTCGCGCACTGAAAGAACTGCGGTACGCCTTTAAAGTTTTCACCCCTTACCGCAACGTGAGAAAAGTCACGGTGTTCGGCTCTGCACGCACTCCACCGTCTCACCCGGACTTCCAGGACGCCCTCGAATTCGGCAAGCAAATGGCCGACCTGGGCTGGATGGTCGTCACAGGGGCAGGGGGCGGAATCATGGAAGGAGCCCATATAGGTGCAGGGACCGCCATGTCGATGGGGGTGAACATCATGCTTCCCTTCGAACAAGAAGCGAATCCCGTCATCAACAAAGATTCCAAACTCGTCACCTTTCGCTACTTCTTCACGCGGAAGCTGATGTTTGTGAAAGAAGTCCACGCTGTGGTGCTGTTCCCCGGTGGCTTTGGAACGATGGATGAGCTGTTTGAAGTCCTGACGCTGGTTCAAACCGGCAAACGAGACATGATGCCGATCATCTGCGTCGAACATCCTGGAGGGACCTACTGGTCCAACTGGCTTGAGTTCGTGCGGACGGAACTGCTGGACCGACAGTTAATCAGTCCTCGTGATCTGTCACTCGTGAAGCTGACGGATGACGTCAACGTCGCTGTTCAGGAAGTCGCCAACTTCTACCGGAATTACGACAGCATGCGGTACATTCGCGATGTACTGGTACTGCGAGTACGAAAGCCGGTGACCGATGATTTGCTGACTCGACTCAACGACGAGTTCTCTGACATTGTGTTCGGCGGGAAGATTGAACGGACAGATACGCATTCGTTTGAAATGGAGGACACCGACACACGTGACCTCCCCCGAATCGCTTTGCGATTCAACCGCCGTGACTCGGCCCGCTTGCGAGAGATGATTGACGTCATCAATCAAGAACCCTGA
- a CDS encoding Nramp family divalent metal transporter: MNSETSQDGRIDEINPGCLPAWERADLPEPLPFGLVNLFRTIGPGAILLAAAIGGGEWIAGPLATKEFGRGILWIATVAVILQTIFNLEAVRYTLYTGEPIVTGFMRLQPGKLFWGWFYILIGVAQLATPALAAACGAVLFAAIMGRLPNGANDVWIQHMISTGVIVLAVLLLLSGESIERVLERLSWIMIVFIFSFLIVVNAIFVPVSESVATVQGFVGLQPRNNNVDLVLLATFAATAGSGGLGNLAISNWFRDKGFGMGALSGMFGNALTGEHGGVKPIGTTFPVTTENLRRWKVWWRYSVLDQVALWAFGCLLGMFLNVNLAAALIPADAELPGMAAGTFQAHYMAEKLWSGFWYLALLNGFWILFSTHLGNTDVLVRMVSDISLVAFPRVRQWPASRVYAVLLLVLTAWALFAVRVGTVLQLFEVLGVIACPIMAIAALQILRVNTRFLPKELRPAMWRRIGLLLCSLAYGGLTVALIMKQFR, encoded by the coding sequence GTGAATTCCGAGACATCGCAAGACGGACGTATCGACGAGATCAATCCAGGGTGCCTGCCCGCCTGGGAACGGGCCGACCTGCCTGAACCGTTGCCATTCGGTCTCGTCAATCTTTTTCGGACAATTGGTCCGGGAGCCATTCTTCTCGCCGCAGCCATTGGAGGGGGTGAATGGATCGCCGGGCCCCTGGCCACGAAAGAGTTCGGCCGGGGAATTCTGTGGATTGCCACTGTAGCAGTCATTCTCCAGACGATATTCAACCTCGAAGCCGTGCGGTACACGCTTTATACCGGCGAACCGATTGTTACCGGCTTTATGCGGCTTCAGCCTGGAAAGCTGTTCTGGGGATGGTTCTACATTCTGATCGGTGTCGCGCAGCTTGCCACCCCCGCCCTGGCGGCGGCATGCGGAGCGGTCTTATTCGCTGCGATCATGGGGCGATTACCCAATGGCGCAAATGACGTGTGGATTCAGCACATGATCTCCACCGGTGTCATCGTCCTCGCTGTCTTGCTCCTGCTGTCAGGAGAATCGATCGAGCGAGTTCTGGAGCGATTGTCGTGGATCATGATCGTCTTCATTTTCAGCTTTCTCATCGTCGTCAACGCGATCTTTGTACCTGTGTCAGAATCGGTGGCGACGGTTCAAGGCTTTGTGGGGCTGCAACCACGAAACAATAATGTGGACCTGGTGCTGCTGGCGACGTTCGCGGCGACGGCGGGATCAGGAGGGCTCGGTAATCTCGCGATCTCCAACTGGTTCCGCGATAAGGGATTTGGAATGGGGGCCCTGTCGGGAATGTTCGGCAACGCTCTCACTGGCGAACATGGCGGGGTCAAACCGATTGGAACAACATTCCCCGTCACGACGGAGAACCTTCGCCGGTGGAAGGTCTGGTGGCGGTATTCGGTTCTCGACCAGGTCGCATTGTGGGCGTTCGGATGCCTGCTGGGCATGTTTCTCAATGTCAACCTGGCTGCTGCACTCATTCCCGCAGATGCTGAGCTTCCCGGGATGGCAGCCGGCACCTTCCAGGCGCATTATATGGCCGAGAAGCTCTGGTCCGGTTTCTGGTACCTTGCACTGCTGAATGGGTTCTGGATTCTGTTTTCCACACACCTGGGCAACACCGATGTGCTGGTCCGGATGGTCTCTGACATCAGTCTTGTTGCGTTTCCGCGGGTACGTCAGTGGCCAGCCAGCCGGGTCTATGCAGTTCTGTTGCTTGTTTTGACTGCGTGGGCCTTGTTCGCCGTTCGCGTCGGAACGGTGCTGCAACTGTTTGAGGTGCTTGGTGTCATCGCCTGTCCGATCATGGCGATCGCGGCACTGCAGATTCTGCGAGTGAATACGCGTTTTCTACCAAAAGAATTACGTCCGGCGATGTGGCGGCGGATCGGGCTGCTCCTCTGTTCGCTCGCCTATGGTGGGCTCACGGTCGCCTTGATCATGAAGCAGTTCCGCTAG
- the sigJ gene encoding RNA polymerase sigma factor SigJ has product MTEMNELRSRLMSIAYRMLGSVADAEDAVQDAFLRYQTAGGVSSAEGFLIRTTTHLCIDRLRDRKRRAYVGPWVPEPVATRFEQSDSVLAESLSQAFLLLLERLTPDERAAFLLRVVFDYEYFELAEVLGKSEDAVRQLVSRARSRLGLDGNKRYAVKQAKADELATRFIDACRTGDVKAVEAMLFENAEIHSDGGGKVSAARVVIRGRNPVARFLIGVFRKRWMQNVHSTTVNGEPGLVFRDSENIVSVLSLQIDEAVQAVYITVNPDKLARWETAQIQ; this is encoded by the coding sequence ATGACTGAAATGAATGAGCTTCGTTCGCGGTTAATGTCGATAGCATACCGCATGCTCGGAAGTGTGGCCGATGCCGAGGACGCCGTGCAGGACGCCTTTCTGCGTTATCAAACAGCAGGGGGCGTGTCGTCGGCCGAAGGGTTTCTGATCAGGACGACAACTCATCTTTGCATTGATCGCCTACGCGACAGGAAACGACGCGCCTACGTCGGACCCTGGGTTCCCGAACCTGTCGCAACACGCTTCGAGCAATCGGACTCGGTCCTGGCAGAGTCATTAAGTCAGGCCTTCCTGCTACTGCTGGAACGTCTGACTCCCGACGAACGGGCCGCGTTTCTGTTGAGAGTCGTTTTCGACTACGAGTACTTTGAACTGGCCGAGGTCCTGGGAAAATCCGAGGACGCAGTTCGGCAACTCGTCAGCAGGGCACGGAGCCGATTGGGACTGGATGGCAATAAACGGTACGCCGTGAAACAGGCCAAAGCGGACGAACTCGCAACCCGATTTATCGACGCCTGTCGGACAGGGGATGTCAAAGCTGTCGAGGCGATGTTATTCGAGAATGCCGAAATCCATTCCGACGGGGGAGGAAAAGTGTCAGCCGCACGAGTGGTCATTCGAGGCCGCAATCCGGTTGCTCGGTTCCTGATCGGTGTCTTCCGCAAACGGTGGATGCAGAACGTTCACTCTACCACGGTGAATGGCGAACCCGGACTCGTCTTTCGGGATAGCGAAAACATTGTCTCGGTGTTGTCCCTGCAAATCGATGAGGCTGTTCAGGCCGTCTACATCACCGTCAACCCGGACAAACTTGCCCGCTGGGAGACGGCTCAAATTCAATAA
- a CDS encoding SDR family oxidoreductase: MKIIVVGGSGLIGRRLIPLLRDQGHDAQPASPSTGVNTLSGQGLDEALNGATVVIDVSNSPSFEEDDVMQFFTVSTRNLLAAEARAGVTHHVALSVVGADRIRDSAYMRAKVAQEKLIQSSPIPFTILRATQFFEFLGTIADQSTADRVIRLPSAPMQPVAANDVAETLADIATGPAANRICDLAGPESLSIAEFIERYLLSNGDNRTVIRDDHSGYFGAHLDQLGLIPETTERIGRTHFDEWQNRQTKLEFATK; the protein is encoded by the coding sequence ATGAAAATTATCGTTGTGGGAGGCAGCGGCCTCATCGGAAGAAGACTGATTCCTTTGCTTCGTGATCAAGGTCATGACGCACAGCCTGCGTCACCATCGACAGGGGTGAATACGCTAAGTGGTCAAGGACTCGATGAAGCACTCAACGGGGCGACCGTCGTCATCGATGTTTCAAACTCCCCCTCGTTTGAGGAGGATGATGTCATGCAGTTCTTCACTGTTTCCACGCGGAATCTGCTTGCGGCAGAAGCTCGAGCCGGGGTCACTCACCATGTGGCACTTTCGGTCGTCGGAGCTGATCGGATCCGTGACAGTGCCTACATGCGGGCCAAAGTGGCTCAAGAAAAATTGATCCAATCGAGCCCCATCCCTTTTACGATTCTGCGAGCCACACAGTTCTTCGAGTTTCTGGGGACCATCGCCGATCAAAGCACGGCAGATCGCGTGATTCGGTTACCGAGCGCACCGATGCAGCCGGTTGCAGCGAATGATGTCGCGGAAACCCTCGCAGACATTGCGACAGGCCCTGCTGCAAATCGAATTTGTGATCTGGCAGGCCCCGAATCGCTTTCCATTGCCGAATTTATTGAGCGATACCTCCTCAGTAACGGCGATAACCGGACCGTGATTCGGGATGATCACTCGGGATACTTCGGCGCACACCTCGATCAACTTGGTTTGATTCCTGAAACGACGGAGCGCATTGGACGTACTCACTTCGATGAATGGCAAAATCGCCAAACGAAGCTGGAGTTTGCGACGAAGTAG
- a CDS encoding SDR family NAD(P)-dependent oxidoreductase yields MSKLRGKIALVTGASKGIGAGIANELARQGASVVVNYATDKEGADAVVQAITREGGSSRAAQCDLARESDVIRMFDQVRDAYGRLDILVNNAGVYRSMPIETLTAAEFLRQTSVNVLGPLLTIRESLRLFTDQGGSIINIGSRASTSYIPGYVIYSAAKAGLDAVTGVLAKELASRNIRVNSVNPGATLSEGTRQAGMYGTGSDFEKELIAMTPLGRIGTPEDIARVVAFLASEDAAWLTGEHITASGGL; encoded by the coding sequence ATGTCGAAGCTACGCGGAAAAATCGCACTCGTTACAGGTGCGTCAAAGGGGATCGGTGCGGGAATTGCGAACGAACTCGCTCGCCAAGGGGCGTCGGTCGTGGTGAACTACGCGACTGACAAGGAGGGGGCTGACGCCGTCGTACAGGCGATTACCCGAGAGGGAGGGAGTTCACGGGCGGCTCAGTGTGATCTCGCTCGTGAAAGCGATGTCATACGTATGTTCGATCAAGTGAGGGATGCTTATGGAAGACTTGATATTCTGGTGAACAACGCCGGCGTCTATCGGAGCATGCCGATCGAGACGCTGACCGCCGCAGAATTTCTTCGCCAAACGAGTGTGAACGTACTCGGGCCGTTGCTGACGATTCGTGAGTCTCTTCGTCTGTTCACGGATCAAGGGGGAAGCATCATCAACATTGGCTCAAGGGCCTCCACGTCGTACATCCCTGGATATGTGATCTACAGTGCCGCAAAAGCTGGCCTGGATGCCGTGACGGGAGTCCTGGCGAAGGAACTCGCTTCAAGAAACATCCGGGTAAACTCAGTGAACCCCGGCGCCACATTGAGTGAAGGAACGCGTCAGGCGGGGATGTACGGAACCGGAAGCGACTTCGAAAAAGAACTTATCGCCATGACGCCCCTGGGGCGTATCGGCACGCCGGAAGACATCGCACGGGTCGTCGCCTTTCTCGCGTCCGAAGACGCCGCTTGGTTGACGGGAGAGCATATCACCGCTTCCGGCGGTCTGTGA
- a CDS encoding SMP-30/gluconolactonase/LRE family protein, translated as MPMRFHQVLFSICIRSVFAATLFMGRCDFAGRACAAEPIVPADAKLEKLFEGKALTEGVSVAPDGTVYFSEITFSHISRDEKGAIAAGYIWKLDPSTGKTTIFRSPSGMSNGIKFDAQGNMIIAEGADYGGRRVIRTDMKTGKSFIIASSYAGRPFNSPNDVTIDEKGRIYFSDPRYVGHEPVEQSIMSVYRIDLDGSVHRIITDAGKPNGVAVSPDQKTLYVVTNDNGSFAVEGAGKGDVSTEKVALRKGSMALLAYDLSEEGTAKFRKTLIDYAPYDGPDGLVVDQEGNLYVAVRAENRPGICVYNPEGKELAYIPTEVPTNVGFGRGNDTKTLYITAGTSLYRIRVNRAGYQLPAR; from the coding sequence ATGCCGATGCGATTCCATCAGGTTCTGTTCTCGATTTGTATCAGAAGCGTTTTCGCGGCCACGTTATTTATGGGCCGTTGCGATTTTGCCGGGCGAGCCTGTGCCGCAGAACCGATCGTCCCCGCCGATGCCAAGTTAGAGAAACTTTTTGAAGGGAAGGCGCTGACGGAAGGAGTCAGTGTGGCACCGGACGGAACGGTCTATTTCAGCGAGATCACTTTCTCACACATTTCTCGCGACGAGAAGGGGGCGATTGCCGCCGGCTATATCTGGAAACTTGATCCCTCGACGGGGAAGACCACCATTTTCCGCTCACCCAGCGGCATGTCCAACGGTATCAAATTCGACGCCCAGGGCAACATGATCATTGCTGAAGGAGCTGACTACGGCGGTCGACGTGTGATCCGGACAGACATGAAGACGGGCAAAAGTTTCATCATTGCGTCGAGTTACGCCGGTCGCCCGTTCAATTCACCGAATGACGTCACGATCGACGAAAAAGGTCGAATTTACTTCAGCGATCCACGGTACGTCGGTCACGAACCGGTAGAGCAGTCGATTATGTCCGTCTACCGGATCGATCTTGATGGCTCAGTGCACCGCATCATCACCGACGCCGGAAAGCCGAACGGCGTAGCCGTCTCACCTGATCAAAAGACATTGTACGTTGTCACCAATGACAACGGCTCGTTCGCTGTTGAAGGGGCAGGGAAGGGTGACGTGTCGACCGAAAAAGTCGCCCTCCGCAAAGGCTCGATGGCGTTGCTCGCGTATGACCTTTCAGAAGAGGGAACGGCCAAGTTTCGTAAGACACTGATTGACTACGCACCCTATGACGGACCAGATGGACTCGTCGTGGATCAGGAAGGAAATCTCTACGTCGCAGTCCGTGCTGAAAACCGGCCGGGAATCTGTGTCTACAACCCGGAAGGGAAGGAACTTGCCTACATTCCCACCGAGGTTCCCACAAACGTCGGCTTCGGACGGGGGAACGACACAAAAACGCTTTATATTACGGCCGGTACCAGCCTCTACCGAATTCGGGTCAATCGAGCTGGTTACCAGTTGCCCGCCCGCTAG
- a CDS encoding DUF1330 domain-containing protein: MPAYIVFTREKTLDQSELEAYWSKVGTTLEGVPLKVLAAYGPHQSLEGPDVEGVVIAEFPSMSEARTWYESPAYQEVAKHRHRGAIYRGVIVEGVQS, from the coding sequence ATGCCAGCCTACATCGTGTTCACTCGAGAGAAAACACTCGATCAGTCTGAATTGGAAGCCTACTGGAGTAAGGTCGGGACCACGCTCGAAGGGGTCCCGCTGAAGGTTCTCGCAGCGTACGGTCCACATCAATCACTGGAGGGCCCCGACGTGGAAGGGGTCGTCATCGCCGAATTTCCATCGATGTCGGAGGCGCGGACATGGTACGAAAGTCCCGCCTACCAGGAGGTAGCTAAGCACAGACATCGCGGGGCAATTTATCGAGGAGTGATCGTAGAAGGCGTGCAGTCATGA
- a CDS encoding metalloprotease produces MTNLMFGIGATPFDVRLVAFGIPIRVHPTFWLGTILFGSELPTNQLIFIWVCTAFVSILVHELGHALTAESFGWPTEIVMFFGGGVALSQQTRRYSLWKSITVSLMGPIAGFLLLGVLILAEKIMHVSHREVLYHLQFEPLPDTADFYFKSVLYFLWIQNLYWGLFNLIPVLPLDGGHVLESLCIAMRFRDPTGIVLKVGAAASGIAAYLFFTKFDFMLPGMLMLILCIQSISALQSRQ; encoded by the coding sequence ATGACCAACCTCATGTTTGGAATCGGCGCTACACCCTTTGACGTGCGACTTGTGGCATTTGGGATTCCAATTCGTGTTCATCCCACATTCTGGCTGGGAACAATTCTGTTTGGTTCCGAACTGCCAACCAACCAGTTGATCTTCATCTGGGTCTGCACCGCCTTCGTCTCCATCCTGGTTCACGAATTGGGACACGCGCTGACAGCCGAATCGTTCGGTTGGCCCACTGAGATCGTGATGTTCTTCGGTGGCGGGGTAGCCCTCTCCCAGCAAACTCGTCGTTATTCTCTCTGGAAGTCGATCACCGTTTCGCTCATGGGACCGATCGCAGGATTTCTGCTTCTCGGTGTCTTGATCCTGGCCGAAAAGATCATGCACGTGTCGCACCGTGAAGTCCTCTATCATCTGCAATTCGAGCCGCTGCCGGACACCGCAGATTTCTACTTCAAATCGGTCCTCTATTTCCTATGGATCCAGAATTTGTATTGGGGCCTGTTCAATCTGATCCCTGTGTTGCCGCTGGACGGAGGACATGTGCTGGAATCCCTCTGTATCGCGATGCGATTCCGGGATCCAACCGGCATCGTGCTGAAAGTCGGGGCGGCGGCTTCCGGTATCGCAGCGTATCTTTTCTTTACCAAGTTTGATTTTATGCTGCCGGGCATGCTGATGCTCATCCTTTGCATCCAAAGCATCAGTGCACTTCAATCGCGGCAGTAA
- a CDS encoding RNA polymerase sigma factor, with protein sequence MHNPFAEVVDESTDEDLIQQAISGSRSSLEKLVLRHQAWIYNIAVRMVFHPQDAEEVTQEVLIKILTHLSTFRGKSRFRTWLYQITTNHILNMKRRGAELPTQTFSSYAAAINEVPDLDLPDPENVPVDVPLLVEEAKLACTTGMLLCLDRHERLVFTLGEIFGVSDQVGGEILELTPANFRQCLSRARRDLYHFMNRQCGLVNASNPCRCPKKTRGFIEAGHVDPHRLQFVPFRAQQIRDAADATAQVIDSAVEQQSAELFRSQPFLEPKSQIDWLRKFLVTSKLCDTLNLN encoded by the coding sequence TTGCATAATCCTTTTGCGGAAGTCGTCGACGAATCGACCGATGAGGACCTGATCCAACAGGCAATAAGTGGGAGTCGATCGTCGCTGGAGAAGCTGGTCCTTCGCCATCAGGCCTGGATCTACAACATCGCCGTGCGGATGGTCTTTCACCCGCAGGACGCAGAAGAAGTAACACAGGAAGTCCTCATCAAAATTCTGACGCACCTGAGTACCTTTCGGGGGAAGAGTCGATTTCGGACGTGGCTTTACCAGATCACGACGAACCACATCCTGAACATGAAGCGACGGGGAGCGGAGCTTCCGACGCAGACGTTTTCAAGCTATGCAGCTGCGATTAACGAGGTTCCCGATCTGGATCTTCCTGACCCGGAGAACGTGCCGGTGGATGTGCCTCTGCTGGTCGAAGAGGCGAAGCTGGCGTGCACCACGGGAATGCTGCTCTGCCTGGATCGACATGAGCGCCTGGTGTTCACCCTGGGAGAAATCTTCGGCGTGAGCGATCAGGTCGGCGGTGAAATTCTGGAATTAACCCCCGCCAATTTTCGGCAATGTCTGTCTCGTGCACGCCGCGATCTGTATCACTTCATGAATCGCCAGTGTGGACTGGTCAATGCATCCAATCCCTGTCGCTGTCCCAAGAAGACAAGGGGCTTCATCGAGGCGGGTCATGTCGATCCGCATCGGCTTCAGTTCGTACCATTTCGGGCTCAGCAGATTCGAGATGCCGCCGACGCAACGGCCCAAGTCATCGATTCTGCAGTCGAGCAGCAATCTGCAGAACTGTTCCGCAGTCAGCCGTTTCTTGAGCCGAAAAGCCAAATCGACTGGCTGCGCAAGTTTTTGGTAACCAGCAAGCTTTGCGACACCCTGAACCTCAATTGA
- a CDS encoding DNA alkylation repair protein, with protein sequence MSTAISDVLAQLKSMGDEARRAHNKKNGAPDNQFGVKLGDIRAIAKKIKSDHELGLELWETGNVDAQLLATLIMKPKSISMTELDRLTRSVTCSQVADWLNAYIVPEQPDKEKLRLKWMTAKDPWAARAGWNLTASRINKRTSDFDLTALLDRIEKELPKARPEVQWTMNNTLAAIGIHHADCRSRAIAIGEKIGLYSDWPVSKGCTPPYVPVWVDFMVKRQLAGE encoded by the coding sequence ATGAGCACGGCCATCAGCGACGTCCTCGCGCAATTGAAATCGATGGGTGATGAGGCCCGGCGCGCCCATAACAAGAAGAATGGGGCTCCCGATAATCAATTTGGGGTGAAGCTTGGCGATATTCGAGCGATCGCGAAGAAGATCAAAAGTGACCACGAGCTCGGGCTCGAATTGTGGGAGACAGGAAATGTGGATGCGCAACTTCTCGCGACGCTCATCATGAAGCCCAAGTCAATCTCCATGACTGAGCTTGACCGCCTGACCCGTTCCGTCACCTGTTCGCAAGTGGCCGACTGGCTCAATGCCTATATCGTTCCCGAACAGCCCGACAAGGAAAAACTGCGTCTCAAGTGGATGACGGCCAAAGACCCGTGGGCCGCCCGCGCCGGATGGAATCTCACTGCCAGCCGGATTAACAAACGAACCTCCGACTTCGACCTCACAGCCTTGCTCGACCGGATCGAGAAAGAACTGCCGAAAGCCCGGCCCGAGGTTCAGTGGACGATGAACAACACGTTGGCGGCAATCGGCATTCATCATGCCGATTGCCGCAGTCGAGCCATCGCCATCGGTGAAAAAATTGGACTCTACAGCGATTGGCCGGTGTCGAAAGGTTGCACCCCGCCGTACGTTCCCGTCTGGGTTGACTTCATGGTGAAGCGGCAGTTGGCAGGAGAATGA
- a CDS encoding STAS domain-containing protein encodes MGAASDVFRVETSGGTIIISPFGDINSFTSDLLSEAADMMTRLIEAHESPMLVIDLAGVPSCSSVFMSFLLRCHKAVKARSGEMVLSGASQMLRELLALTRLDTVWAVYQTRQEALDAVDG; translated from the coding sequence ATGGGCGCCGCGAGCGATGTGTTTCGTGTAGAGACATCGGGAGGGACGATCATTATCTCTCCCTTTGGTGACATCAACAGCTTCACTTCGGACCTTCTTTCCGAAGCGGCAGACATGATGACGCGATTAATCGAAGCTCATGAGTCCCCCATGCTGGTAATCGACCTGGCCGGCGTCCCCAGTTGCAGTTCTGTCTTCATGTCATTTCTTTTACGTTGCCATAAAGCAGTCAAAGCACGCAGTGGCGAAATGGTCCTGAGCGGTGCCAGTCAAATGTTGCGGGAACTACTGGCGCTGACCCGTCTCGATACAGTCTGGGCCGTGTATCAGACGCGCCAGGAAGCTTTAGACGCTGTTGATGGATAA